The Hyphomicrobiales bacterium genome has a window encoding:
- the ribA gene encoding GTP cyclohydrolase-2, which translates to MPESRTLFGPSLETARVSVDRAIAEFRAGRPVLLRNADSLSLALSAELAEERLVQGMDRLAHGGAHLVLSGARLRRLGAKGRSESGIFALPTLDIARIETLALKIDARMDAPVAPASASDEAALELARLSLVLPAVIATPVDAAEIAGEPLVEVTLDAVNGYRAGQAASLKIVGRAPVPLEGAPETEFVVFRGGEGLRDQVAIIVGKPDLSTAVPVRLHSACLTGDLFGSLKCDCGDQLRETVQWMAENDGGILLYLDQEGRGNGISNKMRAYKLQSQGWDTYDADEVLGFDLDQRHFDFAATMLKQLGVARVVALTNNPQKIGAIAAAGLDVAASQRVLGRPNAHNVRYLASKRDRAGHFIDMDALMARAAPKD; encoded by the coding sequence ATGCCTGAGTCGCGTACGCTCTTCGGCCCCTCCCTCGAAACCGCACGCGTGAGCGTCGACCGGGCGATCGCCGAGTTTCGGGCCGGACGCCCCGTCCTGCTGAGAAACGCCGACAGCCTGTCCCTCGCCCTCTCGGCGGAGCTGGCCGAGGAGAGGCTCGTGCAGGGCATGGACAGGCTGGCCCATGGCGGCGCCCATCTCGTTCTGAGCGGAGCGCGCCTGCGCCGCCTCGGAGCGAAAGGCCGCAGCGAGAGCGGCATCTTCGCGCTGCCCACCCTCGATATCGCCCGCATCGAAACGCTCGCTCTCAAGATCGATGCGCGCATGGACGCACCCGTCGCGCCGGCCTCGGCCAGCGACGAGGCGGCGCTGGAGCTGGCGCGCCTGTCGCTCGTCCTGCCCGCCGTCATCGCCACCCCGGTCGATGCCGCCGAAATCGCCGGCGAGCCGCTGGTCGAGGTCACGCTCGATGCCGTCAACGGCTATCGCGCCGGGCAGGCCGCCTCGCTGAAGATCGTCGGCCGCGCGCCGGTGCCGCTCGAAGGCGCGCCCGAGACCGAGTTCGTCGTCTTCCGCGGCGGCGAAGGCCTGCGCGATCAGGTCGCGATCATCGTCGGCAAGCCCGATCTTTCGACCGCCGTGCCGGTGCGCCTGCATTCCGCCTGCCTCACGGGCGACCTCTTCGGCTCGCTGAAATGCGACTGCGGCGATCAGCTGCGCGAGACCGTGCAGTGGATGGCCGAGAACGACGGCGGCATCCTGCTCTATCTCGACCAGGAAGGCCGCGGCAACGGCATCTCCAACAAGATGCGCGCCTACAAGCTGCAGAGCCAGGGCTGGGACACCTATGACGCCGACGAGGTGCTCGGCTTCGATCTCGACCAGCGCCATTTCGATTTCGCCGCGACCATGCTGAAGCAGCTCGGTGTCGCGCGCGTCGTCGCGCTCACCAACAACCCGCAGAAGATCGGCGCCATCGCGGCGGCCGGCCTCGACGTGGCGGCGAGCCAGCGTGTGCTCGGCCGCCCGAACGCCCACAATGTCCGCTACCTCGCCTCGAAGCGCGACCGTGCCGGTCATTTCATCGACATGGACGCGCTGATGGCCCGCGCGGCACCTAAGGATTGA
- a CDS encoding hypothetical protein (Evidence 5 : Unknown function), translating to MSPSASRDLRVAAGNGIHPTFKLMSLYETAPIRFPFPMLRPFVPWNPALSGTLLEGPPKNPYIVLRWCL from the coding sequence GTGTCTCCTTCGGCATCGCGCGACCTCCGGGTTGCCGCGGGGAACGGTATTCATCCCACGTTCAAGCTCATGAGCCTATACGAGACTGCTCCGATCAGGTTCCCGTTCCCGATGCTCAGGCCCTTCGTTCCGTGGAACCCCGCCCTGTCGGGAACGTTGCTGGAAGGGCCGCCCAAGAACCCCTATATCGTTCTGCGATGGTGCCTCTGA
- a CDS encoding Cytochrome b, giving the protein MPKETPSAGYSAPARTLHWITAIAVFVMIPVGVTMSYRGNVLNLWDGLTNGLYSGHKLLGFLLLWLTAGRLAYRFLHGAPPDEPTLEWWQRAGSHLVHWLLYGLLLVVPLLGWIGVSLFPALTIFDLFSLPALTKPDEAAAQRVLGIHGKLALTLGALAILHIAAALYHRFIRKDGVLRRMWPGAG; this is encoded by the coding sequence ATGCCGAAGGAGACACCGAGCGCCGGCTATAGCGCTCCCGCCCGCACCCTGCACTGGATCACGGCGATCGCGGTCTTCGTCATGATTCCCGTCGGCGTGACGATGAGCTATCGCGGCAATGTGCTCAACCTGTGGGACGGGCTGACCAACGGGCTCTACAGCGGGCATAAGCTCCTGGGATTCCTGCTGTTATGGCTGACGGCCGGGCGGCTGGCCTATCGCTTCCTGCATGGTGCGCCGCCGGACGAGCCGACGCTGGAATGGTGGCAGAGGGCCGGCTCCCACCTCGTTCACTGGCTGCTTTACGGGCTGCTGCTGGTCGTGCCGCTGCTGGGCTGGATCGGCGTCTCGCTGTTTCCGGCGCTGACGATCTTCGATCTCTTCAGCCTGCCAGCCTTGACGAAGCCGGACGAGGCGGCGGCCCAGCGCGTGCTCGGCATCCATGGCAAGCTTGCGCTGACGCTCGGCGCGCTTGCGATCCTGCATATCGCGGCGGCGCTGTATCACCGCTTCATCCGCAAGGATGGCGTTCTGCGCCGGATGTGGCCCGGAGCCGGTTAG
- a CDS encoding conserved hypothetical protein (Evidence 4 : Unknown function but conserved in other organisms) produces the protein MAGFSPEWLALREPVDHAARNPQVLAAVGAHFSGKPSLSILDLGCGAGSNLRASYAALPDRQHWTLVDHDTDLLDHARRRLAEWADDTREQGEELVLAKGDKLITVDTRRVDLDRDLEWVLGWQPDLVTAAALFDLTSRRWIERFVAALASQRLPLYAVLTYDGREEWQPEHPADAGMHAAFSGHQRGEKGFGPAAGPEACEIMAEAFRKSGFAVSTGDSSWLIDHRHPALRAALAEGIAEAVRETGRLDPTAVADWLAARRDAQSARIGHQDLWARPV, from the coding sequence ATGGCTGGTTTCTCTCCGGAATGGCTCGCCTTGCGCGAGCCGGTCGACCATGCGGCGCGCAATCCGCAGGTGCTCGCGGCGGTCGGCGCGCATTTTTCCGGCAAGCCCTCGCTCTCGATCCTCGACCTCGGCTGCGGTGCCGGCTCGAACCTGCGCGCGTCCTATGCCGCCCTGCCCGACCGCCAGCACTGGACCCTCGTCGATCACGACACCGATCTGCTCGACCATGCGCGCCGCCGCCTCGCGGAATGGGCCGACGATACGCGCGAGCAGGGCGAGGAACTCGTACTCGCCAAGGGCGACAAGCTGATCACCGTCGATACCCGCAGGGTCGATCTCGACAGGGATCTCGAATGGGTGCTCGGCTGGCAACCGGACCTCGTGACGGCCGCCGCCCTCTTCGACCTCACCTCGCGGCGCTGGATCGAGCGCTTCGTCGCCGCGCTCGCAAGCCAGCGCCTGCCGCTCTACGCCGTGCTGACCTATGACGGGCGCGAGGAGTGGCAGCCGGAACATCCGGCCGACGCCGGCATGCACGCCGCCTTCTCCGGCCATCAGCGCGGCGAGAAGGGCTTCGGCCCGGCGGCCGGGCCGGAAGCTTGCGAGATCATGGCCGAGGCTTTCCGCAAATCCGGCTTCGCCGTCTCGACCGGCGACAGCAGCTGGCTGATCGACCACCGCCACCCCGCGCTGCGTGCGGCCCTGGCGGAAGGCATCGCCGAGGCCGTGCGCGAAACCGGCCGCCTCGACCCGACGGCCGTCGCGGATTGGCTAGCCGCCCGCCGGGACGCGCAATCGGCCCGGATCGGCCATCAGGACCTCTGGGCGCGCCCGGTCTGA
- a CDS encoding Glycosyltransferase involved in cell wall biosynthesis, producing MSAIVFAIPGDIDAPTGGYGYDRRLLQEWRETGVTARHLALPGSFPFPTAEDLEKTECLLAETTPDDMLLIDGLAFGAFPEALATRFSQRLVALVHHPLALETGLAPDRAATLRASERAALRHSRAVAVTSPATARILAAEFDVPENRISVAVPGVDPSPRANGSTGDEPLQLLAVGSLIPRKGYDILIAALARIAALNWRLTIVGSSEYAPETAAAIGAAIRSAGLSERIALVGAVRPEKLGALYDKADLFVMPSLYEGYGMVLTEALARGLPIVCTLSGAGAEALPDTAALKIPPGDAAALAKALARLIDAPAERRQHADAAWAAAGALPRWQDTARIVARACLGDGSREVG from the coding sequence GTGAGCGCCATCGTCTTCGCCATCCCCGGCGACATCGACGCGCCGACCGGCGGCTATGGCTATGATCGCCGGCTGCTGCAGGAATGGCGCGAGACAGGCGTCACCGCTCGCCACCTTGCCCTGCCCGGCTCGTTTCCATTCCCGACGGCGGAGGATCTGGAAAAGACCGAATGCCTTCTGGCCGAAACCACCCCTGACGACATGCTGCTGATCGACGGCCTTGCCTTCGGCGCTTTTCCCGAAGCGTTGGCCACGCGGTTCTCGCAACGCCTCGTTGCCCTCGTCCATCATCCGCTCGCGCTGGAGACCGGCCTTGCCCCGGACCGAGCCGCCACGCTGCGCGCCAGCGAACGAGCCGCGCTGCGCCATAGTCGCGCCGTCGCGGTGACGAGCCCGGCGACCGCGCGCATCCTCGCTGCCGAATTCGACGTTCCCGAAAACCGGATTTCCGTCGCCGTCCCCGGCGTCGACCCGTCCCCGCGCGCGAACGGAAGCACCGGCGACGAGCCGCTGCAACTGCTCGCGGTCGGGTCGCTGATTCCGCGCAAGGGCTATGACATCCTGATTGCGGCATTGGCCCGGATCGCCGCGCTGAATTGGCGCCTGACCATCGTCGGCTCATCCGAATACGCGCCGGAAACCGCCGCGGCGATCGGGGCGGCGATCCGCTCGGCCGGGCTGTCCGAGCGGATCGCGCTTGTCGGAGCCGTGCGGCCGGAAAAGCTCGGGGCGCTCTATGACAAGGCCGATCTTTTCGTCATGCCCTCGCTTTACGAAGGCTACGGCATGGTGCTGACGGAGGCCCTCGCCCGCGGCCTGCCGATCGTCTGCACCTTGAGCGGCGCCGGAGCAGAGGCGCTGCCGGACACGGCCGCGCTCAAGATCCCGCCCGGTGACGCTGCGGCACTTGCCAAGGCCCTCGCAAGGCTGATTGATGCGCCGGCCGAGCGTCGGCAGCACGCCGATGCCGCATGGGCGGCGGCCGGCGCCTTGCCGCGCTGGCAGGACACCGCCCGCATCGTCGCGCGGGCCTGCCTGGGCGACGGCAGCCGGGAGGTGGGGTGA
- a CDS encoding PTPS-like type 4, whose protein sequence is MFSVEVRDRIMIGHSLPDPFFGPAQNMHGATFVVDVAFFREALNRQNVVVDIGAALSVLGSTLKPLNYQNLDTLPQFAGVLTTTEFLCKHIFDAMAAAAKSGALGTDGAGLAKIRVTLHETDLARASYEGALA, encoded by the coding sequence ATGTTTTCCGTCGAAGTCCGCGACCGCATCATGATCGGCCATTCACTGCCCGACCCCTTCTTCGGCCCGGCGCAGAACATGCACGGCGCGACCTTCGTGGTCGACGTCGCGTTCTTCCGCGAGGCGCTGAACCGGCAGAATGTCGTCGTCGACATCGGCGCCGCGCTTTCCGTGCTGGGCAGCACGCTGAAGCCGCTGAACTACCAGAACCTCGACACCCTACCGCAATTCGCCGGCGTGCTGACCACGACCGAATTCCTGTGCAAGCACATCTTCGACGCCATGGCCGCCGCCGCGAAATCCGGCGCGCTCGGCACTGACGGCGCCGGGCTGGCGAAGATCCGCGTGACGCTCCACGAGACCGACCTCGCCCGCGCCAGCTACGAGGGTGCGCTGGCGTGA
- a CDS encoding Threonine dehydrogenase and related Zn-dependent dehydrogenases, translated as MARELKPATMIDARAKALALWYTAPRECSLNDVALPVPGPEDCLVTTLWSGLSRGTERLVFEGRVPPSEQERMRAPFQEGDFPFPVKYGYCAVGRVDAGPSDLLGQIVFCLHPHQNRFIVPRQSLVPVPEAVPARRAILAANMETALNAHWDAGTGPADRIVVVGGGVLGLLAAWLGARLPGSEVTLVDVEPARAELARRLGFAFALPEAAPRDADLVFHASATAAGLATAVASAGTEARIIELSWYGEGAVPAALGCAFHARRLQLVSSQVGMVAPSRRARWDHARRARAAMALLADERLDALITEDIAFQDAPRRIPELLAPGAAGLTAAICYEARS; from the coding sequence ATGGCGCGGGAGCTAAAGCCTGCAACCATGATCGATGCAAGGGCCAAAGCTCTCGCGCTTTGGTATACGGCGCCCCGTGAATGCAGCCTGAATGACGTCGCCCTGCCGGTTCCCGGCCCCGAGGACTGCCTCGTCACCACGCTGTGGAGCGGGCTCAGCCGCGGCACCGAACGCCTCGTCTTCGAAGGCCGCGTGCCGCCGTCGGAACAGGAGCGCATGCGCGCGCCCTTTCAGGAAGGCGATTTCCCCTTCCCCGTGAAATACGGCTATTGCGCCGTCGGCCGTGTCGATGCCGGCCCATCCGACCTGCTCGGCCAAATCGTCTTTTGCCTGCATCCGCATCAGAACCGCTTCATCGTCCCGCGCCAGAGCCTCGTCCCGGTGCCGGAGGCCGTCCCGGCCCGGCGCGCCATCCTCGCCGCCAATATGGAAACGGCCCTGAACGCGCATTGGGATGCCGGCACCGGCCCGGCCGACAGGATCGTCGTCGTTGGCGGCGGCGTACTCGGCCTGCTCGCCGCCTGGCTCGGCGCCCGCCTGCCGGGCAGCGAGGTGACGCTCGTCGATGTCGAGCCCGCCCGCGCCGAGCTGGCGAGGCGGCTGGGTTTCGCCTTCGCCCTGCCCGAGGCCGCCCCGCGCGATGCCGATCTCGTCTTCCACGCCAGCGCGACGGCCGCCGGCCTCGCCACCGCAGTAGCATCGGCAGGCACGGAAGCGCGGATCATCGAGCTGAGCTGGTATGGCGAGGGCGCGGTGCCGGCCGCGCTCGGTTGCGCCTTTCATGCGCGCCGCCTTCAGCTCGTCTCCTCGCAGGTCGGCATGGTCGCGCCGTCGCGCCGGGCGCGCTGGGACCATGCAAGGCGGGCGCGCGCGGCAATGGCGCTGCTCGCCGACGAGCGGCTCGATGCGCTGATCACCGAGGACATCGCCTTCCAAGACGCGCCACGGCGCATCCCGGAACTGCTGGCGCCTGGAGCCGCTGGCCTGACCGCCGCGATTTGCTATGAAGCGCGGTCATGA
- a CDS encoding Glucans biosynthesis glucosyltransferase H has translation MTETATSQRSAPTTFQRTMQEVEVQGLTPAGLQNETVLFRRRLLILVLNLATLALLLAGLAHVLSAGGWSVADVAIFVAFLFGAPWTVLGFWNAAIGLWLLHGRKDGLAEVAPFAAAGARPTPLSLRTAVLMTLRNEDPARAFRRFKVVKESLDATGEGAWFDYFVLSDTDDPAVAIAEEELAAAWAREIGEPSRLTYRRRDDNAGFKAGNLRDFCERWGERYELMLPLDADSVMAGETIVGMARMMQAWPKLGILQSLVVGMPSRSAFARIFQFGMRHGMRPYTMGSAWWGGDCGPFWGHNALVRIAPFRDHCHLPVLPGGPPLGGAVMSHDQVEATLMRRAGYEVRVLPVEGGSWEENPPTMLDFAKRDLRWCLGNLQYLKLLDLAGLKPMSRFQLLWAILMFLGLPAWTLMIALLPLKVVEDQGLTDDRGVFAACLYLLFLTMYLAPKLAGFADILLTRGGMRRYGGAMRFLASAAIEVVFAFLQGAVSSFRTTLFMIGLAFGKVRIGWNGQARDARALSFATAFAGLWPHLLFGTYLFVTLGMLAPAVLVWSLPLTAGYLLAIPFAMLTAWPALGGWLARAGLCGIPEDFDEPPVLAAIGAGERA, from the coding sequence ATGACAGAGACTGCCACGAGCCAGCGTTCCGCTCCGACCACGTTCCAGCGGACGATGCAAGAGGTCGAGGTGCAGGGCCTGACGCCGGCAGGGCTGCAGAATGAAACGGTCTTGTTCCGACGGCGCCTTCTCATCCTGGTCCTGAACCTCGCGACGCTGGCTCTGCTGCTGGCGGGTCTTGCGCATGTGCTCTCTGCCGGCGGCTGGAGCGTTGCGGATGTTGCGATCTTCGTTGCTTTCCTGTTCGGCGCGCCCTGGACCGTGCTCGGCTTCTGGAATGCCGCGATCGGGCTTTGGCTTTTGCATGGACGCAAGGACGGGCTTGCCGAGGTCGCGCCCTTTGCCGCAGCCGGCGCGCGGCCGACGCCGCTTTCGCTGCGGACCGCCGTGCTGATGACCTTGCGCAACGAGGACCCGGCGCGGGCGTTCCGCCGCTTCAAGGTGGTGAAGGAGAGCCTCGACGCGACGGGCGAGGGGGCCTGGTTCGATTATTTCGTGCTGTCCGATACCGACGATCCGGCCGTCGCGATTGCGGAGGAAGAGCTAGCTGCGGCCTGGGCGCGCGAGATCGGCGAGCCGTCGCGGCTGACCTATCGCCGCCGCGACGACAATGCCGGCTTCAAGGCCGGCAACCTCCGCGATTTCTGCGAGCGCTGGGGCGAGCGCTACGAGCTGATGCTGCCGCTCGATGCGGACAGCGTGATGGCGGGCGAGACCATCGTCGGCATGGCCCGGATGATGCAGGCCTGGCCGAAGCTCGGAATCCTGCAGAGTCTCGTGGTCGGAATGCCCAGCCGCTCGGCCTTCGCCCGTATCTTCCAGTTCGGCATGCGACACGGCATGCGGCCCTATACGATGGGCTCGGCCTGGTGGGGCGGTGATTGCGGGCCGTTCTGGGGGCACAATGCGCTGGTGCGGATCGCGCCGTTCCGCGATCATTGCCATCTGCCCGTGCTGCCGGGCGGGCCGCCGCTCGGCGGGGCGGTGATGAGCCATGACCAGGTCGAGGCGACGCTGATGCGCCGGGCCGGCTACGAGGTGCGCGTTCTGCCGGTCGAGGGTGGGAGCTGGGAGGAGAACCCGCCGACCATGCTGGACTTCGCCAAGCGCGACCTGCGCTGGTGCCTCGGCAACCTGCAATATCTCAAGCTGCTCGACCTGGCCGGTCTCAAGCCGATGAGCCGCTTCCAGCTCCTCTGGGCGATCCTGATGTTCCTCGGCCTGCCGGCCTGGACGCTGATGATCGCGCTCCTGCCGCTCAAGGTGGTGGAAGACCAGGGGCTCACCGATGACCGGGGCGTGTTTGCGGCCTGCCTCTATCTCCTGTTCCTGACGATGTATCTCGCGCCCAAGCTTGCAGGTTTCGCCGATATCCTACTGACGCGGGGCGGTATGCGGCGCTATGGCGGCGCAATGCGGTTCCTGGCCTCGGCTGCGATCGAGGTGGTGTTCGCCTTCCTGCAAGGCGCGGTGTCGAGCTTCCGCACCACCTTGTTCATGATCGGCCTCGCCTTCGGAAAGGTCCGGATCGGCTGGAACGGGCAGGCGCGCGATGCCCGCGCCTTGTCCTTCGCCACGGCGTTTGCGGGCCTGTGGCCGCATTTGCTGTTCGGGACCTATCTCTTCGTCACGCTCGGAATGCTGGCGCCCGCGGTTCTGGTCTGGTCGCTGCCGCTGACGGCGGGCTATCTGCTCGCGATCCCCTTCGCCATGCTGACGGCCTGGCCCGCCCTGGGAGGTTGGCTCGCCCGTGCAGGGCTGTGCGGCATCCCGGAAGATTTCGATGAGCCGCCGGTGTTGGCCGCGATCGGCGCGGGAGAGCGGGCATGA
- a CDS encoding FkbM family methyltransferase encodes MSTTPYIKGTVKALSRSLRIYHGDKQRQAAMDRLYGAFLRPGDLAFDIGAHVGDRISSFRRLGARVVALEPQPGPARIIRLIHRRDPMVTLVEAACGDHEGSISLRINSANPTVSTASAAFIGAAGGARGWEGQVWDHEITVPCTTLDHLVLRYGLPRLLKIDVEGFEAHVLAGLTRAVPVISFEFTTIQREVAEACLALLETLGPYRFNVAIGESQRLELAETASADAMGDYLRGLPHAANSGDVYAILQS; translated from the coding sequence ATGAGCACCACTCCCTATATCAAGGGAACGGTGAAGGCGCTTTCGCGCTCCTTGCGCATCTATCATGGCGACAAGCAACGCCAGGCGGCGATGGACCGGCTCTATGGCGCGTTCCTGCGTCCCGGCGATCTCGCTTTCGACATCGGCGCGCATGTCGGCGACCGGATCTCGTCCTTCCGCCGATTGGGCGCGCGTGTCGTGGCACTGGAGCCGCAGCCGGGGCCTGCCCGGATCATCCGGCTGATCCATCGGCGCGACCCGATGGTGACGCTGGTCGAGGCTGCCTGCGGCGACCATGAAGGCTCGATCAGCCTGCGGATCAACAGCGCCAACCCCACCGTGTCGACGGCCTCGGCCGCCTTCATCGGTGCTGCGGGCGGGGCGCGAGGCTGGGAGGGGCAGGTCTGGGATCACGAAATCACCGTGCCCTGCACGACGCTGGACCATTTGGTCCTGCGCTACGGTTTGCCGAGGCTGCTGAAGATCGATGTCGAGGGCTTCGAGGCGCATGTGCTGGCGGGGCTGACCAGGGCCGTGCCGGTGATCTCCTTCGAGTTCACGACGATTCAGCGCGAGGTCGCCGAGGCCTGCCTCGCCCTGCTCGAGACGCTCGGGCCCTACCGCTTCAACGTCGCGATCGGCGAGAGCCAGAGGCTCGAACTGGCCGAGACCGCAAGCGCCGATGCGATGGGAGATTATCTGCGCGGCTTGCCTCATGCCGCCAACTCGGGTGATGTCTACGCCATCCTTCAAAGCTGA
- a CDS encoding conserved exported hypothetical protein (Evidence 4 : Unknown function but conserved in other organisms), giving the protein MTFSRLRAAAFIAFLAGFASPAAAAGDVAVEVRNESEPVLCAEKDNVTIKAISPEVRRFQIEAAHPAYIAGLVRDNWDADWANCDMKGDPSFAPPTPPRRTTFWETIEYWLVGYTFPTFWRPAETTFRVGDRVEKGLHLVQLWKLGKDRSYEVLVVYPQDGYWRARPLPPEHLGFSSYGSSFLFGPIEQEGRPVVNIREIAFDPRTLTFRLSFKDGSAGSLRLDSVDENRMVLDAVLDKPVTGGRAFVALRSMYVTEFNNDVARIALREPGAKGWREEALMSYPGGKATDIWMGRTTHSRHNTSSPDMVFRRFSADPNPSPKP; this is encoded by the coding sequence ATGACGTTTTCGCGCCTGCGCGCCGCTGCCTTCATCGCGTTTCTCGCCGGCTTCGCGAGCCCTGCCGCCGCGGCCGGCGATGTCGCCGTCGAGGTGCGGAACGAATCCGAGCCGGTGCTCTGCGCCGAGAAGGACAACGTCACGATCAAGGCGATCTCGCCGGAGGTGCGGCGCTTCCAGATCGAGGCGGCGCATCCGGCCTATATCGCTGGGCTGGTGCGCGACAATTGGGATGCCGACTGGGCGAATTGCGACATGAAGGGCGATCCGTCCTTCGCGCCGCCGACCCCGCCGCGCCGCACCACCTTCTGGGAGACGATCGAGTACTGGCTCGTCGGCTACACCTTCCCGACCTTCTGGCGCCCGGCCGAGACCACCTTCCGCGTCGGCGACAGGGTCGAGAAGGGGCTGCACCTCGTTCAGCTCTGGAAGCTCGGCAAGGACAGGTCCTACGAGGTTCTGGTGGTCTATCCGCAGGATGGCTACTGGCGCGCCCGGCCGCTGCCGCCGGAGCATCTCGGCTTCTCGTCCTATGGCTCCTCGTTCCTGTTCGGGCCGATCGAGCAGGAGGGGCGCCCGGTGGTGAACATCAGGGAGATCGCCTTCGATCCCAGGACCCTGACGTTCAGGCTGAGCTTCAAGGACGGCTCGGCCGGCAGCCTCAGGCTCGACAGCGTCGACGAGAACCGGATGGTGCTCGATGCCGTGCTCGACAAGCCGGTGACCGGAGGCCGGGCCTTCGTCGCGCTGCGCTCGATGTACGTCACCGAGTTCAACAACGACGTCGCCCGCATCGCGTTGCGCGAGCCCGGCGCCAAGGGGTGGCGCGAGGAAGCGCTGATGTCCTATCCGGGGGGCAAGGCGACCGACATCTGGATGGGGCGCACCACCCATTCGCGCCACAACACCTCCTCGCCCGACATGGTGTTCCGGCGCTTCTCGGCCGATCCGAACCCGTCGCCGAAGCCATAG
- a CDS encoding putative hydroxypyruvate isomerase (Evidence 3 : Putative function from multiple computational evidences) → MPRFAANLSMMFTEWEFLDRFKAAAEAGFEAVEFLFPYEHTPEQVGLALTGGELTQALYNLPPGDFARGERGIASLAGREDEFRASVDKALAYVHETGVKRLHMMAGLADPNDPVAQKTYRASLAYAADKLGEHGIDLLLEPINGKDMPGYFLNDFDQAAAYIRESGRPNVRLQFDMYHCELIHGDVPVRLKALYPLVGHVQIARANGRHEPDDTGPDYPTLFGELDGLGYDGFVGCEYRPERGTLEGLGWFAPWRKPL, encoded by the coding sequence ATGCCGCGTTTTGCTGCCAACCTGTCGATGATGTTCACCGAGTGGGAATTCCTCGATCGCTTCAAGGCTGCCGCCGAGGCGGGGTTCGAGGCGGTCGAATTCCTCTTCCCCTATGAGCATACGCCCGAGCAGGTCGGGCTCGCGCTGACGGGCGGCGAACTCACGCAGGCGCTCTACAACCTGCCGCCCGGCGACTTCGCCCGCGGCGAGCGCGGTATCGCCTCCCTGGCGGGGCGCGAGGACGAGTTCAGGGCATCGGTCGACAAGGCGCTGGCTTACGTCCACGAAACCGGCGTCAAGCGCCTGCACATGATGGCCGGGCTCGCCGATCCGAACGACCCTGTCGCACAGAAGACCTATCGCGCCTCGCTGGCCTATGCCGCCGACAAGCTCGGCGAGCACGGCATCGACCTCCTGCTGGAGCCGATCAACGGCAAGGACATGCCGGGCTATTTCCTCAACGATTTCGACCAGGCGGCGGCTTACATCCGCGAATCCGGCCGGCCGAATGTCCGGCTGCAGTTCGACATGTACCATTGCGAACTGATCCATGGCGACGTCCCGGTGCGGCTCAAGGCGCTCTATCCGCTCGTCGGCCATGTCCAGATCGCCCGCGCCAATGGGCGGCACGAGCCCGACGACACGGGGCCGGATTATCCGACGCTGTTCGGCGAGCTCGACGGGCTCGGCTATGACGGCTTCGTCGGCTGCGAATATCGGCCGGAACGCGGCACGCTCGAGGGGCTGGGCTGGTTCGCGCCGTGGCGGAAGCCGCTCTGA